Sequence from the Corallococcus sp. EGB genome:
GCCCAGCCTCTTCCAGGCCGGCGAGGTCCGCGTCACCGGCGAGCGGCTCGTCGTGGGCGCCCGGAGCTGGGCGCTGCGCGACGTGCTCCAGGTGGAGACCGCGCGCCGCAGCCCGAAGGTGTGGCCCTACCTGCTCGCGATGGGGCTCATTGCGGCGGTGGGACTGCCGCTGCTGTCCGCGATGTCCGTCAGCGTCTCCGCGCTGAGGGGCGCCTACGAGGTGGGGCTCATCGCCACCGCCGTGGGCTTCTTCGCGTCCATGGCCGCGCTGCTGGTGGTGGAGGACACCCACTACCTGGTGCTCGGGCTGCCGGGCGGGATGCGCCGCGTCTTCGGCAGCCACGACGCCCAGCTCATCGCCCGGCTTGCGGGGACGGTGCGGGCGGCGTGTCAGCGGCCGTGAGCTGATCGCGCACCTGCGCGACGATCTCGAACGAGCGCAGCCGCGCGGCGTGGTCGTGGATCTGCGCGGTCACCATCAGCTCGTCGGCGCCGGTCTGCTCCATGAGCGACTGGAGTCCTTCGCGCACGCTGTCCGGCGAGCCCACCACGGTGCACGCCAGCATGTGCTCGACCTCCGCCAGCTCCATCTCGTTGAGCTGGCCGTCCAGGCTGTCCACCGGCGGCAGCAGCGGGCCCGGCTGGCCCCGGCGCAGGTTGAGGAAGGCCTGGAGCAGGGACGTGAAGAGGCGCTGGCCCTCCTTGTCCGTGTCCGCGGCGAAGACGTTGACGCCAATCATCGCGTACGGCTTCTGGAGCACGTCCGACGGGCGGAACTGCGTGCGGTACAGGTGCAGCGCGCTCATCATCTGCGCGGGCGCGAAGTGCGACGCGAACGCGAAGGGCAGCCCCAGCGCCGCGGCCAGCTGCGCGCTGAAGGTGCTGGAGCCCAACAGCCACAGCGGCACGTGCAGGCCCGCGCCCGGCACCGCGCGCACCGCCTGCCCCGGCACCGGATCCTTGAAGTAGTTCTGCAGCTCCACCACGTCCTGCGGGAAGCTGTCCGCGCCGCCCAGCCCCCGGCGCAGGGCCGCGGAGGTGCGTGGGTCGGTCCCCGGCGCCCGGCCCAGCCCCAGGTCGATGCGGCCGGGGTAGAGCGTCTCCAGCGTGCCGAACTGCTCCGCGATGATGAGCGGCGCGTGGTTGGGCAGCATGACGCCGCCCGCGCCCACGCGAATCGTCGACGTGCCGCCCGCCACGTACCCGATGACCACCGACGTGGCCGCGCTGGCGATGCCCGTCATGTTGTGGTGCTCCGCCAGCCAGAAGCGCTTGAAGCCCCACTTCTCCACGTGGCGGGCCAGATCCAGGCTGTTGCGGAGCGCGTGTCCGGCGTCACCCCCGGAGATGACGGGGGACAGGTCGAGGACGGAGAAGGGGATCATCGGTGGGACCCTCGCGCCACGGGTTGGCGGGAAAGCCCTTCGATAGCCAGGGCCTCCAGGGTTTTCACGGCATTGACGCCGCGCACGGCCGACGGCCTGTCAGCCGGGGGCCATCCCACCCATCAGCCTGGCTTGTCGCCCTGCGGGCCCCAGGGGCCTGCGTCAGCCCTGCTCGGAGGCGGGCTTGCGCTCCGGCTTCGCCCGGGCCAGCGCGGCGTGCGCCCGGTC
This genomic interval carries:
- a CDS encoding DUF6232 family protein: MGEPMAVVTVLRPAVSLREVERRPVASPEPAVDAGEPSLFQAGEVRVTGERLVVGARSWALRDVLQVETARRSPKVWPYLLAMGLIAAVGLPLLSAMSVSVSALRGAYEVGLIATAVGFFASMAALLVVEDTHYLVLGLPGGMRRVFGSHDAQLIARLAGTVRAACQRP
- a CDS encoding LLM class flavin-dependent oxidoreductase, whose protein sequence is MIPFSVLDLSPVISGGDAGHALRNSLDLARHVEKWGFKRFWLAEHHNMTGIASAATSVVIGYVAGGTSTIRVGAGGVMLPNHAPLIIAEQFGTLETLYPGRIDLGLGRAPGTDPRTSAALRRGLGGADSFPQDVVELQNYFKDPVPGQAVRAVPGAGLHVPLWLLGSSTFSAQLAAALGLPFAFASHFAPAQMMSALHLYRTQFRPSDVLQKPYAMIGVNVFAADTDKEGQRLFTSLLQAFLNLRRGQPGPLLPPVDSLDGQLNEMELAEVEHMLACTVVGSPDSVREGLQSLMEQTGADELMVTAQIHDHAARLRSFEIVAQVRDQLTAADTPPAPSPQAGR